The Thermococcus sp. genome has a segment encoding these proteins:
- a CDS encoding DUF6062 family protein — protein MDIIEIELKKSMEEEGCPICRLVEKFEKEEIETILYEHPNDPEVRKAFQKSLGLCPRHAWKTLKLALSNPLLGPHGISVIYEDVLKWYLKGGQSTEECFLCKLSSEKEETLLESFSERLPSLIESYEKSPSILCRRHYEEILNRISDEKLKEKLSQIQRRKLERLLKRLESFVDTFDYRVERRPSEKERRALAETIEFFSGREVGPECRERRREKKWPLKLR, from the coding sequence ATGGACATCATTGAGATTGAACTTAAAAAATCAATGGAGGAAGAAGGCTGTCCAATATGCAGGTTAGTTGAAAAGTTCGAAAAGGAAGAGATAGAAACGATACTCTACGAACACCCCAATGATCCAGAGGTCAGAAAAGCCTTTCAAAAGAGCCTAGGACTATGCCCAAGGCATGCATGGAAGACGCTAAAACTCGCCCTTTCAAATCCTCTCCTCGGTCCCCACGGTATTTCAGTAATCTACGAAGACGTTCTTAAATGGTACCTCAAGGGGGGTCAGAGCACAGAAGAATGTTTTCTGTGCAAGCTTTCCTCAGAAAAAGAAGAAACTCTTCTTGAATCCTTCTCTGAGAGACTTCCATCTCTTATTGAGTCCTACGAAAAGTCCCCCTCTATATTATGCAGAAGACATTACGAAGAAATATTAAATAGGATTAGTGATGAAAAGCTTAAGGAAAAACTATCACAAATCCAGAGGAGAAAACTGGAAAGACTCCTTAAGAGGCTTGAAAGCTTTGTTGATACTTTTGATTACAGGGTAGAGAGAAGACCTAGTGAGAAGGAAAGACGGGCTCTCGCCGAGACAATCGAGTTCTTTTCAGGGAGAGAAGTCGGGCCAGAATGCAGGGAAAGAAGGAGGGAAAAGAAATGGCCATTGAAATTGAGGTAA
- a CDS encoding carbamoyltransferase, which produces MILGVHDGHDAGAVLIDGDRIFAVNEERLNRIKKYRGFPELSVRKVLEMASATPEDVDVIAVAGIFRRQKRLLELEENLRAIFGRDFKRKVIFVEHHLAHSASAYYTSGWRGALAVSIDAAGDGLSSSIYIARDGEMVRIAQSTYLDSLGDFYASVTELLGFRPMRHEGKVMSLAAYGMPTYDLSAIIELNGLSFDNHLKVIGVEATKKLAEFFGYPLESAKRIADEMKRGNLDGKLQRKAIEIAASAQAHLEKLIEELGVKLRDKGLPVAYSGGVAQNVKANAVLRKIVGDDNLWVFPAMDDAGLAFGAAVFVKAQLERLDGRWRSFKLEHVYLGPAYSREEVEGFLKGKGLEYEEVSDVPSFVADALMEGKLVGFFQGPMEFGPRALGNRSILADPGDESVKERLNVALKRDVFQPFAPSLLWEKAGEYLEDLNGTPNEFMTMSYKASEDFRREAPAVVHVDGTTRPQAVREDVNPVYYRIIEEFHKKTGIGAVLNTSFNIHGEPIVCSPEDALRTFRKAGLDVLVLEGFAVWKEE; this is translated from the coding sequence ATGATACTCGGAGTCCACGACGGCCACGACGCCGGAGCCGTTCTGATAGACGGAGACAGGATTTTTGCCGTCAATGAGGAGCGCTTGAACAGAATCAAGAAATACCGCGGTTTTCCTGAGCTTAGCGTGAGGAAAGTCCTTGAAATGGCCAGTGCCACTCCTGAGGACGTTGATGTTATAGCCGTTGCGGGAATTTTCAGGAGACAGAAGCGCCTCCTTGAGCTTGAGGAAAACCTGAGGGCAATCTTTGGTAGGGACTTCAAGAGGAAGGTCATATTCGTCGAGCACCACCTCGCTCATTCCGCGTCAGCTTACTATACATCAGGCTGGCGTGGGGCACTCGCGGTTAGCATAGATGCTGCAGGAGATGGACTGAGTTCCTCGATTTATATAGCGAGAGACGGCGAGATGGTTAGGATTGCCCAGAGCACTTACCTTGATTCTCTCGGCGATTTTTATGCCTCTGTCACAGAACTGCTCGGCTTCAGGCCGATGAGACACGAGGGCAAGGTCATGAGTTTGGCCGCCTACGGAATGCCGACATACGACCTAAGCGCGATAATCGAGCTTAACGGGCTGAGCTTTGACAACCACCTTAAGGTCATCGGCGTTGAAGCCACCAAGAAACTTGCCGAGTTCTTTGGCTATCCCCTTGAGAGCGCAAAGAGAATAGCAGATGAGATGAAACGCGGAAACCTTGATGGGAAGCTCCAGAGGAAGGCGATAGAAATAGCGGCCAGTGCTCAGGCTCACCTCGAAAAGCTCATCGAGGAACTCGGTGTAAAACTTAGAGACAAAGGGCTTCCGGTAGCATACTCGGGAGGAGTCGCCCAGAATGTCAAGGCAAACGCAGTTCTTAGAAAAATCGTCGGCGACGACAACCTCTGGGTCTTTCCGGCTATGGACGACGCTGGCTTGGCTTTTGGGGCGGCGGTTTTTGTGAAGGCCCAGTTGGAGAGGCTTGACGGCAGGTGGAGGTCCTTCAAGCTTGAGCACGTCTACCTCGGGCCGGCCTACAGCAGGGAGGAAGTGGAGGGCTTTCTCAAGGGGAAGGGTCTCGAATACGAGGAGGTAAGCGACGTTCCGTCATTTGTCGCCGACGCCTTGATGGAAGGAAAGCTCGTGGGCTTCTTCCAGGGCCCTATGGAGTTCGGGCCCAGGGCCTTGGGGAACCGCTCGATTTTAGCGGACCCGGGCGATGAAAGTGTCAAGGAAAGGCTCAACGTCGCGCTGAAGAGGGACGTCTTCCAGCCCTTCGCGCCCTCGCTCCTATGGGAGAAAGCCGGAGAATACCTCGAAGACTTAAACGGAACTCCCAACGAGTTCATGACGATGAGCTATAAGGCAAGCGAGGACTTTAGGAGGGAAGCGCCGGCGGTTGTGCACGTTGACGGCACGACCAGACCGCAGGCGGTAAGGGAGGACGTCAACCCGGTGTATTATCGCATAATTGAGGAGTTCCATAAAAAGACAGGGATTGGAGCGGTGCTGAACACGAGCTTCAACATACACGGTGAACCAATAGTCTGCTCGCCGGAAGATGCATTAAGGACGTTCAGGAAAGCCGGACTGGACGTTCTGGTACTCGAGGGCTTTGCGGTGTGGAAAGAGGAATGA
- a CDS encoding ATP-binding protein: MSWKFVDRKCELSLLENRLGSGKGEFIVIYGRRRVGKTALITEFLKRHGGIYLLARETSDLENLKRFSERIALYFNDEVLLKNPFQSWDALFEYLHQKSLEEKLIVAIDEFPYLVLSNRALPSILQEYWDTKFYKGKLYLIISGSSVSMMERLLGYKSPLYGRRTGQLKMEPLDFFSAREFLPGFTLEDFVRAYSILGGTPAYLLEFEDNLTLAENLLERYFRQDSLLYSDAQFVLREELDRPRLYFAILEAIARGRTTVGEIMNETGLERATVGKYVSVLIDLGIVRRDVPVTESRKSKKGRYYINDPYFAFWFRYVYPNADLIETGNGDMLLRIVMNDLDEYVGRIFEDIARQFLLKKSRELPLRPTKIGRWWSKGEEVDLVLLDEIEKKALLVEVKWKELRKRDAFRVFEKLAGKSQLMGLKDWKFEFGIIAKRVEPKEELRELGYVWDLDDMGEVA, from the coding sequence TTGTCTTGGAAGTTCGTGGACAGGAAGTGTGAGCTAAGCCTCTTGGAAAACCGATTGGGGAGTGGAAAGGGGGAGTTCATCGTAATCTACGGGCGTAGAAGGGTGGGAAAAACTGCTCTTATAACGGAGTTTCTAAAAAGACACGGTGGAATATACCTCCTCGCCAGAGAGACCAGCGACCTGGAAAACCTGAAGCGTTTTTCTGAGAGGATAGCGCTTTACTTTAACGACGAAGTCCTTCTAAAAAACCCCTTCCAGAGCTGGGACGCACTCTTTGAGTACCTTCATCAAAAAAGTCTTGAGGAGAAGCTAATCGTGGCCATAGACGAGTTTCCTTACCTTGTGCTCTCAAACAGGGCTTTACCCTCAATTCTGCAGGAGTACTGGGACACCAAGTTCTATAAGGGAAAGCTATACCTCATAATAAGTGGCTCAAGCGTTTCGATGATGGAAAGGCTCCTCGGCTACAAAAGTCCCCTCTACGGGAGGAGAACGGGTCAGCTGAAGATGGAACCCTTAGATTTTTTCAGCGCCAGGGAATTTCTCCCGGGGTTTACGCTTGAGGACTTTGTGAGGGCCTATTCGATTCTTGGTGGAACGCCGGCTTACCTGCTCGAATTTGAGGATAACCTAACCCTCGCGGAGAACCTTCTGGAGAGATACTTCAGACAGGACAGCCTTCTCTACAGCGATGCCCAGTTCGTTTTGAGAGAAGAACTCGACAGGCCGAGGCTTTATTTTGCAATTCTCGAGGCTATAGCCAGGGGCAGAACCACAGTGGGTGAGATAATGAACGAGACTGGTCTCGAGAGGGCAACCGTTGGAAAGTACGTCTCAGTTTTGATTGACTTGGGCATTGTCCGTCGTGATGTTCCCGTGACTGAGAGCAGGAAGAGCAAAAAGGGAAGGTACTACATAAATGACCCCTACTTCGCCTTCTGGTTCAGGTACGTTTATCCAAACGCAGATTTAATCGAAACAGGTAACGGTGACATGCTTTTGAGAATCGTCATGAACGACCTCGATGAGTATGTGGGGAGAATCTTCGAGGATATCGCGAGGCAGTTCCTGCTGAAGAAATCCCGCGAACTTCCGTTGAGACCAACAAAAATCGGGAGATGGTGGAGCAAAGGTGAGGAAGTTGACCTCGTCCTCCTCGACGAAATCGAAAAAAAGGCCCTTCTCGTTGAGGTGAAGTGGAAGGAGTTAAGAAAGCGCGACGCGTTCAGGGTATTTGAGAAGCTCGCTGGAAAATCTCAACTCATGGGACTTAAGGATTGGAAGTTTGAGTTTGGAATAATCGCAAAAAGAGTTGAGCCCAAGGAAGAACTAAGGGAACTCGGCTATGTTTGGGACCTCGATGACATGGGTGAGGTAGCATGA
- the coaBC gene encoding bifunctional phosphopantothenoylcysteine decarboxylase/phosphopantothenate--cysteine ligase CoaBC translates to MLHHVKLIYATKSRKLVGKKIVLAIPGSIAAVECVKLARELIRHGAEVHAVMSENAQKIIHPYAMEFATGNPVVTEITGFIEHVELAGEHENKADLILVCPATANTISKIACGIDDTPVTTVVTTAFSHTPIMIAPAMHSSMYEHPIVRENIEKLKKLGVEFIGPRFEEGKAKVASMEEIVYRVIKKLHPKTLEGKRVLVTAGATREYIDPIRYITNASSGKMGVAIAEEADFRGAEVTLIRTKGSVPSFVENQIEVETVEEMLEAIESELKAKRYDVVVLAAAVSDFRVRNRAGVKIKSGKALTLELEPTPKIIDIVKALQPDVFLVGFKAETSEEKLVEEARKQIARAGSDLVVANTLKAFGSDENEVLLVSRESVKRLPKMNKRELAERLWDEIERIAF, encoded by the coding sequence ATGCTCCATCACGTCAAGCTAATTTACGCCACTAAGAGCAGAAAGCTCGTCGGCAAGAAAATCGTTCTGGCAATTCCCGGGAGCATAGCGGCAGTCGAGTGTGTCAAGCTCGCGAGGGAGCTCATAAGACACGGAGCGGAAGTTCACGCGGTCATGAGCGAGAACGCTCAAAAAATAATCCACCCCTACGCTATGGAGTTCGCCACAGGTAATCCCGTCGTGACTGAAATAACGGGCTTCATTGAGCACGTTGAACTTGCCGGAGAGCACGAAAACAAGGCAGACTTAATCCTCGTCTGTCCTGCGACGGCCAACACCATCTCAAAAATCGCCTGCGGGATTGACGATACTCCAGTTACTACCGTTGTGACCACCGCCTTTTCCCACACACCGATAATGATAGCCCCAGCCATGCACTCCAGCATGTATGAGCACCCAATCGTAAGGGAAAACATTGAGAAGCTCAAAAAGCTCGGCGTTGAGTTCATAGGGCCCCGCTTTGAGGAGGGCAAGGCAAAGGTAGCCTCGATGGAAGAGATAGTCTACCGCGTCATCAAAAAGCTCCACCCCAAGACTCTCGAGGGCAAGCGCGTTTTGGTCACAGCAGGCGCGACGAGGGAGTACATAGACCCCATTCGCTACATAACCAACGCGAGCAGTGGAAAGATGGGAGTTGCCATAGCGGAGGAAGCTGACTTCCGCGGTGCTGAGGTGACGCTAATCAGAACGAAGGGAAGCGTTCCGAGCTTCGTCGAGAACCAGATTGAGGTTGAGACGGTGGAGGAGATGCTGGAGGCGATAGAGAGCGAACTGAAGGCCAAAAGATACGACGTCGTCGTCCTGGCCGCGGCCGTCAGCGACTTCAGGGTCAGGAACAGGGCTGGGGTAAAGATAAAGAGCGGGAAAGCTCTAACGCTTGAGCTTGAGCCGACGCCGAAGATAATAGACATCGTGAAAGCCCTCCAGCCCGATGTGTTTCTCGTTGGCTTCAAGGCAGAGACGAGCGAGGAAAAGCTCGTTGAAGAGGCTAGGAAACAGATTGCCCGCGCCGGAAGCGACTTAGTCGTTGCCAACACTCTGAAGGCCTTCGGGAGCGACGAGAACGAGGTTCTGCTCGTGTCCAGGGAGAGCGTTAAGAGACTGCCAAAGATGAACAAGAGAGAGCTGGCCGAAAGGCTCTGGGACGAAATAGAGAGGATAGCTTTTTAG
- the proS gene encoding proline--tRNA ligase, translating to MGKVKREKWSNEFSEWYNELLETAGIIDKRYPVKGMNVWLPYGLRIMRNIEAFIRAEMERTGHDEVLFPALIPETEFQKEAEHIKGFEDEVYWVTHAGLDPLDVRLILRPTSETAMYSMFSLWIRSHADLPFKVYQIVNVYRYETKHTRPLIRVREISRFFEAHTAHADFEDAERQIKEDLEIFDRLARFLALPYIISKRPEWDKFPGAYYSLGAEIMMPDGRTLQIGTMHNYKQNFAKAYDIKYETESGDHEYVHQTTFGMSERLLAAVIAVHGDDNGMVLPPTIAPIQVVIVPIPKKEASVDVFAYAREIAEELRKAGFRVHVDERDIRPGRKYYDWELKGVPLRIEVGPRDVEGRKAVIARRDTMEKFTVERDNIVEEVRKTLDEIHENLYSRAKEFLEGHIKRVDTIEEAKEVFEDRRGVVEIPWCGSEECGLKMEEELDAKMLGVPYPEEKAKAPEGKKCPVCGREAKFIARFARTY from the coding sequence ATGGGGAAGGTAAAGCGCGAAAAGTGGAGCAACGAGTTCAGCGAGTGGTATAACGAGCTCCTCGAAACCGCTGGAATAATCGATAAGCGTTATCCTGTCAAGGGTATGAACGTCTGGCTTCCCTACGGTCTCAGGATTATGCGCAATATAGAGGCCTTCATAAGGGCCGAAATGGAGAGAACAGGCCACGATGAGGTTCTCTTCCCTGCTCTTATTCCCGAAACGGAGTTCCAGAAGGAAGCAGAGCACATAAAGGGGTTTGAGGATGAGGTTTACTGGGTCACACATGCAGGTCTGGACCCGCTCGACGTAAGGCTCATCCTTCGTCCCACCAGTGAAACCGCTATGTACTCAATGTTCTCCCTCTGGATTCGCTCCCACGCCGATTTGCCTTTCAAGGTCTATCAGATAGTGAACGTTTACCGCTACGAGACCAAGCACACCAGGCCCCTCATCAGAGTCAGGGAAATCAGCCGCTTTTTCGAGGCCCACACCGCTCACGCTGACTTTGAAGACGCGGAGAGGCAGATTAAGGAGGACCTTGAGATATTTGATAGACTCGCCAGGTTCCTTGCTCTCCCCTACATAATCTCCAAACGCCCGGAGTGGGACAAGTTCCCCGGTGCCTACTACTCCCTCGGGGCGGAGATAATGATGCCCGACGGCAGGACCCTTCAGATAGGCACGATGCACAATTACAAGCAGAACTTCGCCAAGGCCTACGACATAAAATACGAGACGGAAAGCGGTGACCACGAATACGTTCACCAGACTACCTTTGGAATGAGCGAGAGGCTTTTGGCGGCGGTTATAGCGGTTCACGGAGACGACAACGGAATGGTCCTCCCACCAACTATTGCCCCGATTCAGGTTGTAATCGTGCCCATACCGAAGAAAGAGGCCAGCGTTGACGTCTTCGCATACGCGAGGGAAATTGCCGAGGAGCTTAGAAAAGCCGGCTTTAGGGTTCACGTTGATGAACGCGACATAAGGCCGGGCAGGAAGTACTACGACTGGGAACTCAAGGGAGTTCCCCTTAGAATCGAGGTCGGCCCGAGGGATGTTGAAGGGAGGAAGGCTGTTATAGCGAGGCGCGACACGATGGAGAAGTTCACAGTCGAGCGCGACAATATCGTTGAAGAGGTCAGAAAGACCCTGGATGAGATTCATGAAAACCTCTACAGCCGTGCTAAGGAGTTCCTTGAAGGCCACATCAAGCGCGTTGATACGATAGAAGAAGCCAAAGAGGTCTTCGAGGACAGGCGCGGGGTAGTTGAGATTCCCTGGTGCGGAAGCGAGGAGTGTGGCCTTAAAATGGAGGAAGAGCTCGACGCCAAGATGCTCGGTGTTCCCTACCCTGAGGAGAAGGCTAAAGCTCCAGAGGGCAAGAAGTGCCCGGTCTGCGGTAGGGAGGCAAAGTTCATAGCGAGGTTCGCGAGGACCTATTGA
- a CDS encoding sulfite exporter TauE/SafE family protein: protein MLRYFGYLAVGVFIGILAALFGLGGGFLIVPTLNSLGVEMHHAVGTSSAAVVFTSLSSAIAYHRQGRIHYKAGLLLASTAVIGAYIGAWLTSFISASQLKVIFGLALILVAVRIYRKKTAEPDEIKLEDVRVNYRLIPLGGFFAGIASGLLGIGGGIINVPFLTYLGLPIHYAVATSSFAIVFTATAGALKHYAMGNVEVQWLVLLVPGLIIGAQLGAKIAKRTRASSLKKAFAVVMALLALRMILKGLGLAIP from the coding sequence ATGCTGAGATACTTTGGCTACCTCGCCGTCGGTGTCTTCATCGGAATCCTCGCGGCGCTCTTCGGTCTGGGGGGAGGCTTTCTAATAGTGCCTACCCTCAATTCCCTCGGCGTTGAGATGCACCATGCAGTCGGAACATCCAGCGCGGCCGTTGTCTTCACTTCCCTCAGCTCGGCCATAGCCTACCACAGGCAGGGGAGAATACACTACAAAGCCGGCCTTTTGCTGGCTTCAACGGCTGTAATCGGGGCGTACATTGGTGCCTGGCTCACGAGCTTTATAAGTGCCTCCCAGCTGAAGGTGATTTTCGGCCTTGCCCTAATCCTCGTTGCGGTGAGAATATACCGCAAGAAGACGGCAGAACCAGATGAGATTAAACTCGAGGACGTTAGGGTAAACTACAGGCTCATCCCTCTTGGTGGCTTCTTCGCTGGAATAGCGAGCGGGCTACTCGGAATAGGTGGGGGTATAATCAACGTGCCCTTCCTCACGTACCTTGGACTGCCCATCCACTACGCGGTTGCCACCTCGAGCTTTGCAATAGTGTTCACGGCCACCGCTGGAGCGTTAAAACACTACGCTATGGGCAACGTTGAAGTTCAGTGGCTCGTCCTCCTCGTCCCCGGGTTGATAATCGGCGCACAGCTTGGAGCGAAAATAGCGAAGAGAACGAGGGCATCTTCCCTAAAAAAGGCCTTCGCCGTTGTTATGGCCCTTTTAGCATTAAGGATGATTCTCAAGGGCCTCGGCCTTGCCATTCCTTAG
- the crcB gene encoding fluoride efflux transporter CrcB, which translates to MNVRPMILIALGGAVGALARFYISGLLPTYKDFPVGTLIVNSIASFILGYLYGLLFWGIDVTPEWRLFLGTGFCGALSTFSTFSYETFSLLRDGEYFIAGLNVLANVFVTLSLVFFGFIIARR; encoded by the coding sequence ATGAACGTAAGACCAATGATCCTAATAGCGCTCGGAGGAGCAGTTGGGGCTCTAGCAAGATTTTATATCTCAGGTCTACTGCCAACATACAAAGATTTCCCGGTGGGAACTCTAATTGTGAACTCCATAGCGAGCTTTATCCTTGGCTACCTCTACGGTCTCCTTTTCTGGGGGATTGACGTTACCCCGGAGTGGAGACTTTTCTTAGGGACTGGTTTCTGTGGCGCTCTAAGCACGTTCTCAACGTTTTCATACGAGACATTTTCACTCCTTCGAGATGGTGAATACTTCATCGCGGGACTTAATGTTTTGGCAAACGTTTTTGTAACCCTCAGCCTAGTGTTCTTTGGATTCATAATTGCCCGGAGGTAA
- a CDS encoding DUF190 domain-containing protein, which translates to MVEVEHWNTLRLKIYIGENDRWDGRPLYKAIVEKLRKMGIAGATVYRGIYGFGKKSRVHSADVMRLSTDLPIVIEVVDRGFKIEKAICEIKPMIKDGMITVEPTIVVWFGTEEEIKKFEEDAIHEE; encoded by the coding sequence ATGGTCGAGGTCGAGCACTGGAATACCCTAAGGCTTAAGATTTATATAGGTGAAAACGACCGCTGGGATGGAAGGCCTCTCTACAAAGCCATCGTTGAAAAACTCCGAAAGATGGGCATCGCTGGGGCAACCGTCTACAGGGGGATCTATGGATTTGGAAAAAAAAGCAGGGTACATTCCGCGGACGTTATGAGACTGTCAACAGACTTGCCCATAGTGATTGAGGTTGTAGACAGAGGATTTAAAATAGAAAAGGCAATCTGTGAAATAAAACCGATGATAAAAGATGGTATGATAACAGTGGAACCAACAATAGTTGTGTGGTTCGGGACAGAGGAAGAAATAAAAAAATTTGAAGAAGATGCCATCCATGAGGAATAA
- a CDS encoding peptidase M54, translating into MEFIGFTYATNFLENILKDAMFDIIDKANRLFTDWGLSLKFLYLDSLTLEPGYLISVKTKEGSVKLYPLEVVIDFLDYRLKVEMEKEDGLAMNKILGLVSFPLASRNRYFDIYESFLGFQTERVGRRIMVLSMRPFESDVLRMTLRALESPSVEDEVKSLATKILQRELETFKARLLKGILHEVGHAFGLEHCSNACVMNPPATIEEWDLRPVGFCRPCMEKLKENLRTSRFVPR; encoded by the coding sequence ATGGAGTTCATAGGTTTCACATACGCCACTAACTTCCTCGAAAATATACTGAAAGATGCAATGTTTGATATTATTGATAAGGCCAACAGGCTCTTTACAGACTGGGGATTGTCACTCAAGTTTCTTTACCTTGACAGTCTCACTTTAGAGCCCGGTTACCTAATCAGCGTTAAAACAAAGGAAGGCAGTGTTAAACTTTATCCCTTGGAAGTTGTTATTGATTTTCTTGATTACCGTCTCAAGGTCGAGATGGAAAAGGAAGACGGTCTGGCAATGAATAAAATTCTCGGTCTGGTCAGCTTTCCGCTTGCTTCCAGAAACCGATACTTCGACATATACGAGAGTTTCCTTGGCTTTCAAACAGAAAGGGTTGGCAGAAGGATAATGGTGCTCTCCATGAGGCCCTTTGAATCCGACGTCCTGAGAATGACGCTAAGGGCCCTTGAGAGCCCCAGCGTTGAGGATGAAGTTAAAAGCCTTGCCACCAAAATCCTCCAGAGAGAGCTTGAGACCTTTAAAGCTCGCCTTCTAAAGGGTATACTCCACGAAGTTGGCCATGCATTTGGCCTTGAACACTGCTCAAACGCCTGCGTCATGAATCCACCGGCAACTATTGAAGAGTGGGATTTGAGACCGGTGGGTTTCTGCAGGCCATGTATGGAGAAACTGAAAGAAAACCTCAGGACTTCCCGTTTTGTGCCCCGATGA
- a CDS encoding 2-hydroxyacid dehydrogenase has protein sequence MRPRVAVLFKMKSKPLEELKKYADVDVVLYPSVDELKKIIGKYDGLIVSPLNPVPGEVIEKAERLKVISCHSAGYDHVDVKKATERGIYVTKVSGWLSEAVAEFAVGLTIALLRKIAYADKFIRSGKWDSHKTVWSGFKEIETVYGKRVGILGMGAIGKAIARRMKAMGTEVLYWSRSRKEDIEREVGAVYMPLDDVLRESDIVILALPATPETYHIINEERLKLLEGKYLVNIGRGSLVDENAVAKALEDGRLKGYATDVFEKEPVQEHELFKYEWETVLTPHYAGLSKEAMEDMGFQAVKNLLSVLRGEVPDTLVNREVLKIRPPEKVKML, from the coding sequence ATGAGACCCAGGGTTGCCGTTCTTTTCAAGATGAAGAGCAAACCGCTGGAGGAGCTCAAAAAATACGCTGACGTTGACGTTGTCCTTTATCCGAGCGTTGATGAACTCAAGAAGATAATAGGGAAATACGACGGGCTAATCGTTTCCCCACTGAACCCCGTTCCCGGGGAGGTCATAGAAAAAGCCGAGAGGCTCAAGGTCATAAGCTGTCACTCAGCCGGCTACGACCACGTTGACGTGAAGAAAGCAACGGAAAGGGGAATTTACGTTACCAAGGTTTCAGGATGGCTCAGTGAAGCGGTAGCTGAGTTCGCGGTCGGCTTAACGATAGCTCTCCTCAGGAAGATAGCCTACGCAGATAAGTTCATTCGCTCCGGAAAGTGGGACTCCCATAAAACCGTCTGGAGCGGTTTCAAGGAGATAGAGACCGTTTACGGCAAAAGGGTCGGAATCCTCGGCATGGGTGCGATAGGAAAGGCCATAGCGAGGAGAATGAAGGCTATGGGGACGGAGGTACTCTACTGGTCGCGTTCGAGGAAGGAGGATATTGAGAGGGAAGTTGGGGCCGTTTACATGCCCCTGGATGACGTCTTAAGGGAGAGCGATATCGTTATCTTGGCACTGCCGGCCACACCTGAAACTTACCACATAATCAACGAGGAAAGGCTGAAGCTCCTCGAGGGGAAATACCTCGTGAACATAGGCAGGGGAAGCCTCGTCGATGAGAACGCCGTCGCCAAGGCCCTCGAAGATGGCAGGCTGAAAGGCTACGCCACAGATGTCTTCGAGAAAGAGCCCGTTCAGGAGCACGAGCTGTTCAAATACGAGTGGGAGACCGTTCTAACGCCCCACTATGCGGGCCTCTCTAAGGAGGCCATGGAGGACATGGGCTTTCAGGCTGTAAAGAACCTTCTCTCAGTTCTCCGAGGTGAGGTTCCAGATACTCTCGTCAACAGGGAAGTCCTCAAAATCCGCCCGCCTGAAAAGGTCAAGATGCTGTGA
- a CDS encoding sulfite exporter TauE/SafE family protein: MNNYALYFAVGVTVGVVSALFGLGGGFVLVPVLNILGVGIHRAVGTSSAAVVFTALSSTIAYSRRGLIHYKTGVLLSIPAIVGAYLGAVMTTYVTPGELKVIFGVTLLFVAYRIYRKKTVELNETRLSEIKIDYRLVPIGGFFSGIASGLLGVGGGIINVPFLVWLGMPMHYAVATSSFAIVFTSTSSALKHYYLGNVDVHWLLLLVPGLIVGAQIGARLAERIKARNLKTAFAMVMLLLAIRMIISGLR; the protein is encoded by the coding sequence ATGAACAACTACGCCCTTTACTTCGCCGTTGGAGTCACGGTTGGGGTAGTCTCAGCCCTCTTCGGCCTCGGAGGAGGCTTCGTGTTAGTCCCGGTTTTAAACATTCTGGGCGTGGGGATTCATCGAGCTGTGGGGACCTCAAGCGCGGCGGTCGTGTTCACGGCACTGAGCTCCACCATAGCTTACTCAAGGAGGGGGCTGATACACTACAAAACAGGCGTCCTGCTCTCGATTCCCGCCATAGTTGGGGCATACCTCGGTGCCGTCATGACGACGTACGTTACCCCAGGAGAGCTGAAGGTCATCTTCGGCGTAACGCTCCTCTTCGTGGCTTACAGGATTTACCGGAAGAAAACCGTTGAACTGAATGAGACCAGGCTCAGTGAGATTAAAATAGACTACAGGCTTGTCCCCATTGGCGGGTTCTTCTCTGGGATAGCGAGTGGCCTCCTTGGAGTTGGGGGAGGAATCATAAACGTTCCGTTCCTTGTCTGGCTTGGAATGCCGATGCACTACGCTGTCGCCACGTCAAGCTTTGCGATAGTGTTCACTTCAACGAGCAGTGCGCTCAAGCACTATTACCTCGGCAACGTGGACGTTCACTGGCTTCTCCTCCTCGTGCCGGGACTGATTGTGGGGGCACAGATAGGTGCGAGACTCGCCGAAAGGATTAAGGCAAGGAACCTAAAGACGGCCTTTGCAATGGTCATGCTTTTGCTGGCAATCAGAATGATAATCAGCGGGTTGAGGTGA